In Humulus lupulus chromosome 7, drHumLupu1.1, whole genome shotgun sequence, the following are encoded in one genomic region:
- the LOC133792780 gene encoding spermidine sinapoyl-CoA acyltransferase-like: MAPHLNTTEFSVVKKDVELVKPSNNTPSEVLSLSTLDNEANLECFSKAIYVYKAEEDETNGVDPAEMIKQALSDALVYYYPLAGRLKRLDHDGRLQLTCDAIGVPFLVATANCRLSSLNYLDDIDFEMAKNFVFPSPTTDCPFVLQVTRFACGGFTIGFGISHMVSDGFGAAQIFKALAELSKGKELSVKPVWERERLVGTPIKEPLKLNTCPPAKSPYMPSSDIVDEIFYVKSESMKRLKEETISGGAPSNVTTFEILAAFVWKARLRALELNHDGKTCLYFATGLRKLIDPPLPEGYYGNAFLTSAVELTGRELEEKSLSEIVNMIKEKKKDVLDNNYINKSIDICETKLANGDNPKIKATGALMALTDWRNLGLVSDEFGSGWKIENVTSLPWDCFGSVDLCTFLPAPKSDPSLKGGVGILVSLPRQAMPKFKQEIDALH; this comes from the coding sequence ATGGCTCCTCACCTAAACACCACAGAATTTTCTGTTGTAAAGAAGGATGTTGAGCTTGTAAAGCCCTCCAACAATACACCCTCGGAAGTTCTGTCTTTGTCCACTCTTGACAACGAAGCCAACCTCGAATGCTTCTCCAAAGCCATCTACGTATACAAGGCCGAAGAAGATGAGACTAATGGTGTCGACCCAGCTGAGATGATCAAGCAAGCTCTCTCCGACGCTCTCGTCTATTACTACCCTCTAGCCGGGAGACTCAAGCGACTAGACCACGACGGAAGGCTTCAGCTGACTTGCGACGCAATTGGCGTGCCGTTTTTGGTTGCCACTGCCAACTGTCGTCTTTCCTCACTCAATTACTTGGACGACATCGACTTCGAGATGGCCAAGAACTTTGTCTTCCCTTCTCCCACGACCGACTGCCCTTTTGTCCTACAAGTCACCCGATTCGCTTGCGGAGGTTTCACCATTGGGTTTGGGATATCTCACATGGTCTCTGATGGGTTCGGCGCCGCTCAGATCTTCAAGGCCTTGGCTGAGCTCTCCAAAGGCAAAGAGCTCTCGGTGAAGCCTGTATGGGAAAGAGAGAGACTTGTGGGGACACCCATCAAGGAGCCTCTCAAGCTCAACACATGTCCTCCTGCCAAGTCACCTTACATGCCCTCTTCTGACATCGTTGACGAGATCTTTTACGTGAAGAGTGAGAGCATGAAGAGATTGAAAGAGGAGACCATCAGTGGTGGAGCTCCTAGTAATGTTACTACGTTCGAAATACTCGCAGCCTTCGTTTGGAAAGCCAGGCTGAGAGCCTTAGAGCTCAACCATGACGGGAAAACATGTCTGTATTTCGCTACAGGGCTGAGGAAGCTCATAGACCCTCCTCTGCCAGAAGGGTATTATGGGAATGCATTTTTGACTTCTGCAGTGGAACTCACGGGCAGAGAACTCGAAGAAAAATCTCTCTCTGAAATCGTGAATATGATAAAGGAGAAGAAGAAGGACGTTTTGGACAACAACTACATCAATAAGTCCATTGATATTTGTGAGACGAAACTAGCCAACGGTGATAATCCAAAGATTAAAGCTACGGGAGCTCTCATGGCCTTGACTGATTGGAGGAATTTGGGGTTGGTTTCGGATGAGTTTGGGTCAGGTTGGAAGATAGAGAATGTGACATCATTGCCATGGGACTGTTTTGGGTCAGTGGATTTGTGCACCTTCTTGCCTGCTCCAAAATCTGATCCTTCATTGAAAGGTGGGGTTGGGATATTGGTCTCTCTTCCCAGGCAAGCCATGCCCAAGTTCAAGCAAGAGATAGATGCTCTTCACTAA